aaggaaggattcaataatcttaaggATGTTGctagatacaccgtaagaagaaagcttatggagaagaccagaatgccaaactttatcaaaagcttttgaaatgtcaagagcaatggccttaacctctccaccttgatctaatgcacaataaaatctatcagttattactgttagcaaatcaactgtagaatgagaagatcaaaatccatattgatgatcacaAAGTAAGGAcaagaaagtaagttattagattcaagatgagaaactaagtgtttgttaattaaagattcagaAACTTTGCTTacgataggaagaagactaataaaacggtagttagacgaatcagattgctctccagaatttttaaaaataggaataacggatgccgctttccagcaggctggaaaacaagactcagataaacacttgttgaatagttttgagaACTTCTCTCAGGCTATTACGGCTCAAAGTGTTCCAACCAGTACACGAACCCTGTTCGTGTAcgaaattatacaaaaaattctCGTTCCTCTTTTAGGGGAACTGCTTTTTCACTGAGCAACGACTTCTTCCTACACTAATCCTACGGCATTAAAGCTTTCCGACCAATTGTTACCTTATTGATCTATTTATtgatttacatatattattattactattatgtGTTCTGTCTTTGTTCGCTCTGCTTAACTTCTAGTTTCTTCCTTACTTTATTTGTCCTAGATATTTTACTTAGACATACTACTTTAGTTAGATTACTAGTGCACACTTGTTACTGGATGCACTAGTCTAGGTTGGACAGTTTTCAACTTACCGTGGTCTTTATTACAAATACGATTAGGcgcaaattaaatattaatcaaattGAGAACTTTAGTAGAAACCTTTACACCTATTCCAAGCAACTAATCATATGGTAATAAGTTCTGGTTGGAGAATGAACAAATCCACGGAAAAATCCATGGAAAATTCATGGAAAATTAAGGGCAACGATAATCACTAGTTGGATTACCGCAACATTATAACACTTCATTAAAACTCAAAACTGAttacccaggaaaaaaagttctatagaatttctataaacttttggaACATATGGTCtgtagaaattctatagaattctataaaatttctctagaatgtctattaatttctatagaaattgctataaaactttttataaaataaaaagtagaaaaaaaaaatctattggaatttctaaagaaattaacagaggttctatagaaattttatagaattctatagatCATATGTTCCAAAAGTTTATAGAagttctataaaactttttttcctgggtagATCTCGATACTTAGCAAGACATTATTTCACTTGATCATGTTTATATACTATACGGATGATTGTTTTCCATTCATGATGGTTGTTTGTTGATACCAGCATACATAGGAAAGCTCTTATGTATGTACACgcatgagtatatatatatatgtgtatgtatgtgtatatatatatatatagacactgGTGTTATATAAAATTAGGGAAATGATAAGGAATTGGCTTTTCTAGTGGTGTAGATATAACTATCGCGATAGAACTAGCATGACGTAAATCATGGGTAGTAGTATTAAAAACGATGATATGTCTTTGACAATTGGCGTTATGCTTATGATACTACTGCTGCCCGAAAGGTCATCTGTGACTCATGCATGGTTCTGAGGAGGGCGTCACAGGTAATACCACTACTTAATTATGATTTAAATCTTAAACACCAGAGCCCTGACTCGCACAAACCACACCTCACTTgtgtatttataattattataattttactattttacgataattgttttatcattttaagatatttgttttatgaTTGTATGATATGTATTTGTGTACTAGGTTTACACTAATTTTTCTCTTCCTCTACCATCTTACATAATATAATGtgattatgatatatatattttaaaagttgagcATCATCGCCAAGTTGTATAGCGCAAACGGTTAGCAATATGCATTCCCACCGACATATTTTTATAGTGCGGACTTCAACTCCCACCTACGACTAAgacatttttctctttttcctcgtattttataaaaaacggcAAATTTCTAGGGATTGGAATTCTTAACGCAAAATGacgattttaaaagttatatttataagttaaagttATGGCGAGATAACTACGGAGAGGTCTtaaataaaacgacaaattccaaTAGGCTAGATTTCTTAACCCAGGATTATAATGTCAAGAGGGGTAGCGCTTgaataaaacgacaaattcctaccGGTTAGACTTTTTTAACGCAAAATCGCAATCTCAAAAGAGAAATCTTTCAGGCTAGATCGCAATggaataactataaataaaacgACACATTCCAATTGGGTAGATTTCTTAACCCATAATCAcggtgttaaaaataaaaatgataatttttaggCAAGGTTACCAAGGAGAAGTCTtaaataaaacgacaaattccagTGGACTAGATTCCTTCACCCAAGATTAGACTTTTTAACGCAAAATTACAATGTCAGAAATTAAATCTCTCAGGCCAGATCGCTATAGAATAACATGAACAAAACGACAAATTCCAACTGGCTGGATTTCTTAACCCAAGATCATGATGTCAAGTAGGGTGATTTTTGAATAGAACGACAAATTCCTACTGGTTAGACTTTTTAACGCAAATTCACAATGCTAAAAACTTAATCTCTCAGGCTAGATCGCAATAGAATAATTGTGAACAAAACGACAAATTCCAATTGGCTAGATTTCTTAACCCATTTATCATGATATAAAAGTGAAATCTCACAGGCGATATATCTACGGAGAAGTCTAAAATAAAgtgacaaattcctattggttagattttataacataaaattatgATATCAAGAGTGGAACCGATTAGGCGAGATGACTATGAAGAAGTCGtaaataaaacgacaaattcttATGGGATAGGTACTACTTTGATATACGTTTCAACTCCAATAGGTATCTCAACTTGCAACCCCACATACGGAATGATGATAACGACGACAACTGCAATGATATACCTTTCTAAACTTTATAGTCAACACTAGTtctttcatataataaattattacttactCGTGGGATTTTACTTTAGAAAGACTATTCTTTGACAGTTGTAGACAGATGTACAATAGAAAGTAATATGTGGACCTACTTCTTCTACgtaagctttaattttttactggacatctgtccaatTTTATTAATCTCATACTAATACTTAATCTTACTAGTTAAATCTTCCTTACTTCTCTAAGGCTATTACGGCTCAAAGTGTACAGTACACGAACCCTGTTCCtgtacaaaattatacaaaaaacagaattagaaatgttttattattctcTAACTCGCTAAGAAAACAATCAACTGTTTTCCTGACAACTAAGTAAATTCTCTGATTTTTCCTGATCCAGttaaaaaagattctttttCCCTGACTTTCCTTAAAGGTATAAATCCTGATCATAACTTTATGTTTAGTATGGTTAAAACAGAGCACAAATTTAGCTCACCCAGTGTAACAACTAGTTAAAAACGAGAGCAAAAATAGaaatttcaagtaaatttaaagaataactttaatttatcatgaaacttaataacaaacagcaaaaaattaaatttaaaaaataagaagaaactTTATCTACagaatctttcttttttaaataacactaAAATGAGACAAGATAACATAACACCAAAATGGTATAagatatatagcatatatatcttatatcatatcttatatcatttttgacatattttttgttGGGAACactcttttctataaaaatgtttacttcaCATACAGTAAATTAATAAGCTAGtagtgtaaaaaaatgtatatcattatttaacatTGCAAACCTTCAATGCACTGTGTGCAACAATTCGtggtctttttttttccatctgCGTATGTGGCTACCCAAcgggcatttttttttaaaagttacgttctaaatgtcttttatggtgaatttccactcatccgttttttcatgtgggcatgcgtattttaagttataatttgtGTGAagtaaaactacgcatgctcacgtgattatttttccttttCCTATCCCATTCCCGTAGAAAAatggatgagtggaaactcacctttaaacactttttaaacgtcttttaaacgttctttacgtcagaatgtttagaagacgtttaaaagacatttcaaatacatttatgacgtaacttttaaaaacatatgtcCGCTGGATAAAATGTGCTTATTTTCTGTCGCATGAATTTTCATtacatttatacaaatataaaaatttcatacaaaaaaactaaagtttactttcgtttttttgtatgaaatttttgtataaaaaactaaagttttctaAACTTGGTACCTGACAAAACCCTGACTAAACCTGACTAAACCCTGACAGTACATATTTGATTTAAAGAGATAATTGCATACAATTTTTAGTGAcactattttacaaatataaatttatttcaagagcaatattctaaatttgcattattttaCGATAAATTTCCTACATGAAACTTAACAAAACATTCTAAACTTGCTACACGTTTATAATAcacttttgatttaataaaaaatagaattaaaagaaataagtatattcttattttttattatcatttatatttaacaaaaaaaaagtaaagaaaaactattatacctaataaaagcttaaaattaaattcatttaaatctgAAGAATACTTCAAAACTTTTAGAGAACAAGCTCCATCATAGTATCTTTCTTTAATGGGTTGAAAAAAATACGAGTAGCTATACTGTAGCTCATGACCTACAGTATAGTTCCTCgtacttttttcacaaatttctCTTAAAAGTATACCATATCGTAAAATATCTCCGGCTGTTGGAAGCTCAGATGCAGTTATATAGTTACAGATATATAGTTACTAACTGATATCAGTTAGTAACTGATATCAGTTGTACTTGGTCAATGGTTAAAGGCGAATGCACTTTTTGAATATCCAGTTGTAAtccataaaaaaacaatttttaaagaattcaaatttttatagaaattagcTTTTGATTTTAGTAATGGACGTggaaaaaagctgaaaaagcaagattttctttaaaattagacAAACTTGTGGacattttactttgtaaatataaattaattcttTGTTTAGAGTACAAATGTACTTCAGAatgtatgaaaaaaattcaaataaaataaaaatgtaagagAGAAGAGAAAATACCAATTGCAGAGCTTCAATTCATTCATTCTCTGAGAACTGAAATATGAAGCTTTAGAACTTTTTATATTGATGGTGTAGATAGGAAAGaatccaaaaaaattgaaaaaaaaacaacaacaaaaagtagcaatgataaaaaaaaaaaaaaggcagcTGGTTAATTAGAAGGCTTCTactacaatataatatatacaagcatttattataatatatacataaataaaacgGCTCAAGAAAAATTAGCAAAAGAAAATTAGACAATCAGTTTGAGgtagaattagaaaaaaaacaaatttaaatgccTTTTTTTGATGGGAGAGTAGATgctacaaaaatgtttatataggccaataaaagaaattttcctAGCCTTATTAAAGAACATTACTCTATTGTAAAAGACCCAGGGGGTGACTATCTTTTTCATTTCGTTCCAGATGTGACAGCTGATAAAAAAAGGCAGAATTTATTTAAGATCACTTGGTTAACTTGTTAAAAAGTAAGAACCAAATTCAAAATCTTATGACTGTTGGAGGAGATAGCACAAATGGGAATACAGGTTGGGCAGGTAGCATCATGCAATgggtgaaaaaaatataaacagaagGTTAGTTTGGATTGTTTGTGATCTACAAACTGGTGAGTTAGGGTTAAggcatttaattgaaaatttagatGACGCAACACTTTCTTATAATAAATGGTCTAGACCACTTGGGAAAGTGCTTGACTCAGCagctgaaattaaaatttattcaaacttCACTTTAGTAAATTTAGGTCCTACTTTAAGTAGTCTCTCACTCAGGAGATTATTAAGGTTTTAAACACTGATCAAAGTTATGCCTATCAAATTTGCCAAACAATAAAGACTGAAATTCTGCTTAGCAGGTTAGCAATGCTGGAAATTGGACCAGTCTGTTTCAGTAAATGGCTAACAACAGCACTTCGATTTTACAGAGTTTGGGTGTCAAATCATGGGCTTACTGGtaaaaatctagaaaatttacgaatgattgtaaattttattgttagtgTTTACATATCTAACTAAACATTAAAGTGAAATCAAATTGGATAGAGGGACCTAGACATGTTTTGCATCAACTAGAGCTACTTAGAACacagaataaaaatgttttagatattgtTATGCCAACAATAAGTCGATCAACGTGGTATGCACATTCTGAAGCCATTTTACAAGCCATGTTTtgcagcaaaaataaaaaagaaagaaaagaagctATAACTAAGATTCTTAAGATTCGAGGAGAAGGAGATAATGTAACTCAAGTCGAAGATAGTAGTATCAGAGTAAGAAAACACCAGAAATAAATCCTAATACTGATCAGCTTTGAGACCTTATAACATGGGATTTTAGTGTAACTGAGCCACTATTTACCTGCACTATTACATCTGCCACCATCAAAGAATTTATAAACTATCCTATGGAAGTTCCTTCTTGGAATTCTCATACACAGTCAGTTAAAAGATGCGTCAAAATGGTAACTGAAGCTGCAGGTTATGTTTACACAAACGAGAGACAAGAATCTTATATACGTGCTCAGCTTGCTAGTAGACATTTAATATCAAGAAATAGAAGCAAAAAGGATATGACAACCTTGTTAAAAGGCAGGTCGAGTAGCTAAAGACTAAAAAGCGATGTCTTAGTTAAAAACTTGTATCTTTAATACTTTCAATAGTTGGAACTGTTGACAAggttaattttttgtattctatTCGAGGGCAAGAAGAACAAGAGCAATGAAAAACGCTTACATTGTAAAGAAAAATACcttatttgaaataactttagaaaatatttacttttgaaatagCGACGCTTTCTCGAGAAAAGTCTTCATTAACAAACATATTCGTGCCTTTTAATCGATACGATTCCTTCAATAttcttactttttctttatatttctgaaGATTTAGTATTGTAGTCCTTGATTATCCATCGTTTTTTCGTCCTGTGCGGTGAGCTCTCTCAAGGATATATCCTATATAGGACATAAGTATGCTATATAGGTTCTATAGGATTcataaatgtaacaaataaattCTATAGGATTCCAATAGGACTAATATGATACCTATAGGAACGCAATTGCAATACTATAAGTCCTTTAGGGATCAAATAGAAAGAACAAAACTGCTATAGGGTTAATAGTATAATCCtacataaataacataattcCCACAAGATTCATAGAACTCATATAAGTATTAACAAATTTCCTAACAATTTGTctattataaattctattaggttatataggttttttaaatgtaaaaaacagcTTTCTCACTGTAAATTTATCGTCAACTAACATTACAACGAGCATTTGTCCAGACAATTTCAAAGCAAATTAAAACCTATTGCAGCATAATTTATTCCATAAGGTTTTAAtttgcttaaaattattttgcgtTTGATAATagaacttttaattaattacgcacatttttttttgttaatagcCTACATTTTTAATGATGAGGTGGCGTTGCAGTTTAGTTCGAtcctaaatttaaatgttttaaaatagccCTTTGATAATCTTAGTCtatttatggttttaaaaattgttaatggttaaattaattaattttgggactttttaaaataatattgctttCGCAAAGTATACATAAGATTTAATTATTCAGTTGAAATCAGAGGCACGACATCTGGGGGGAGCCGGGGGAGCtcaccatttttttttagaggactttttatatgtttttgtaagaaaattctagatacaaaggaattttttaaaagtttgatgaTTGTGCCCCACCACTTCGAAATTCATTTAGACagaatctaaatatatatatatatatatatatatatatatatatatatatatatatatatatatatatatatatatatatatatatatatatatataaatatatataacaggtGATGCGGAAGTTATCGGACAAAATAAAAACgtcaataacttatttataaataaaaaaacaaactactattatattttttttaaatatagcatttatcttttaataaaaatatattattttttatatgaaaaaacacCACCATCTGCAATTGATCTCAATTTTGCTCTGACGTCTTTCATATGCGactgtaaaaagtttaaatcaatTTCTTGTAGTTTTAGTTTAATGCGATCAATCAAAGCTTGCTCTGTTGAAGCTTGCCAATCTCCCTCGTAAACCTTCTGTGCCAAATGTCCCCAACAATTTTCAATTGGTTGTGCTTGAGGCACATTTGGGGGATTGGATTCTTTATCAACGTAATAGACATATTGGTCCATCCAATTTAGAGAATCTTTAGAATAATGAGAACTTGCTAAATCTGgccaaaataaatagttaaaatctCCATGATACTTGTGAATAAATGGAAGAAGTCGCTTTTCTAaacattcattaatatagattGATGAATTGATAGCTACAGCCTTGGAAGTGCGAAGCAATGGCTCGGACATACCACGGTCAGATATGGCTATccacattattaatttttttagaaatttctcTTTTCCTTTAAAACGAACACTTTCTGGGCAtgtctttttgttgtttgtGTAGTATCCAGAATTTCCAGGCATGTTGTCCCCtgcaaaacaaaagtatttttcgtCATCAATGACTAGAAGCGATTTTGTGTTATAGAGTTGGTTAACTAGTTTCctgcttcttttttttgcttttatttgttgttCTATAGTGTATTTTGGAGTCTTTTCAcgttttctatatttaatattcaatttttttaactgacgACCAATTGTCGATTGATTTACACCGAATTTAATACCTATTTTTCTCTGACCGACCCCTTTTCGATTGTTGACAAGTCTCGTTAATTCCGCTTTCTTTTCTCTAGTCCAGGATGTCGGACGACCAGGGTGCTTTCTATCAGAAAACGATTGAACAGTTTCAAGTCTTTTTAGGTTATCATATATTGTACTTCGAGCAAATCcttctttttcaaaatgatttacgattttttttttttttatattaggtttatttacaaaaaacatttttagtcgCTTTCGAAAAGATTCTCGTTACGCTGCATTTAacctcattttaaataattgtgtttcaaataataaagtttatattttatagaacgTTTATACCTACgtataaaaccacaaaaactaattattatgcTCAAATAATGAAATTAGGATTTGTCCGATAACTTCCGCATCatccgttatatatatatatatatatatatatatatatatatatatatatatatatatatatatatatatatatatatatatatatatatacagaatctaaatatatatatgtatatatatatatatatatagacagaatctaaatatatatatatatatatatatatatatatatatatatatatacatatatatatatatatatatatatatatatatatatatatatataaaagacagagtctaaataaagttattaactcTGTATGTTGCAATTTTTCTTTCACTAGATCAGCATATATACGCAAGGTTGAAAAATTGATTGGAGtaaattatttagcaataaGAAGTACGATAAATCTACAGAAGAAATAAAGGTAACACAAGGGATTATAGATTTAAGTAAAGATGTAAGTATAAGAGATAAAAGTATCATTGTTTTTGGTATACAAAATTCAACTGATTCGGATGctggaaatagaaaaaaatttgatgaaaatattcttaaaatttttttttctgaaattaaatcttgacaaaataaaaagaatccAAAAATACAAATGGAAATAACACAAAAATCGAAACAAGTGTTGGTCGAATTACCTGGTAGTTCAGATAAATTTGCAATATTAAAAGCTGCCAAGCAACTAAAAGAttctgaaagtttttaaaaagtatctgTTCATTCAGATCAGAATga
This portion of the Hydra vulgaris chromosome 13, alternate assembly HydraT2T_AEP genome encodes:
- the LOC136089933 gene encoding uncharacterized protein LOC136089933; the encoded protein is MFFVNKPNIKKKKIVNHFEKEGFARSTIYDNLKRLETVQSFSDRKHPGRPTSWTREKKAELTRLVNNRKGVGQRKIGIKFGVNQSTIGRQLKKLNIKYRKREKTPKYTIEQQIKAKKRSRKLVNQLYNTKSLLVIDDEKYFCFAGDNMPGNSGYYTNNKKTCPESVRFKGKEKFLKKLIMWIAISDRGMSEPLLRTSKAVAINSSIYINECLEKRLLPFIHKYHGDFNYLFWPDLASSHYSKDSLNWMDQYVYYVDKESNPPNVPQAQPIENCWGHLAQKVYEGDWQASTEQALIDRIKLKLQEIDLNFLQSHMKDVRAKLRSIADGGVFSYKK